From Saccopteryx leptura isolate mSacLep1 chromosome 3, mSacLep1_pri_phased_curated, whole genome shotgun sequence, one genomic window encodes:
- the LOC136398574 gene encoding large ribosomal subunit protein eL42-like, with amino-acid sequence MEKVKWMCSGRLRKHTHSVRKEVPDTAAVLDRDSRRKELRWGEAEVPFRAASALANIVNVPKTRWTFCKKCVKHQPHKVTQYKKGKDSLYAQGKRRYDRKQSGYGGQTKPIFRKKAKTTKKIVLRLECVEPNCRSKRMLAIKRCKDFELGGDKKRKGQVIQF; translated from the exons atggaaaaggtaaagtggatgtgctctggACGTCTCCGAAAGCACACGCACTCGGTCAGAAAAgaagtccctgacacagctgcggttttggacagggattctcggaggaaagaactgaggtgGGGGGAGGCTGAAG ttccTTTTCGTGCTGCTAGCGCTCTCGCAAACATAGTGAACGTTCCTAAAACCCGCTGGACTTTCTGTAAGAAGTGTGTCAAGCATCAACCCCACAAAGTAACACAGTACAAGAAGGGCAAGGATTCTCTGTATGCACAGGGAAAGCGGCGTTATGACAGGAAGCAGAGTGGATACGGGGGGCAGACGAAGCCCATTTTCCGCAAAAAGGCTAAAACTACAAAGAAGATTGTGCTGAGGCTTGAATGTGTTGAGCCCAACTGCAGGTCCAAGAGAATGCTGGCTATTAAGAGATGCAAAGATTTTGAACTGGGAGGAGATAAGAAGCGAAAGGGCCAAGTGATCCAGTTCTAA